From the Scomber japonicus isolate fScoJap1 unplaced genomic scaffold, fScoJap1.pri scaffold_632, whole genome shotgun sequence genome, the window gaggaatgagagaaggaagggagggaggaaggaaggaaggaagggagggagggaggaaggaataaaggaaggaaggagaatatattagaggattatggcaaaaatgtctaagtgatgtaaccataaaaactttaggagggagggagggagggagggaaggaaggaaggaaggaaggaaggaatgagagaaggaagggagggagggagggagggagggaggaaggaaggaaggaaggaatggagggagggagggagggagggagggaggaatgagagaagggagggagggagggagggagggaggaagcaacaaaggaaggaaggacgggaggaaggaaggagaacatattagaggattatggcaaaaatgtctaagtgatgtaaccataaaaactttaggaaggaaggaaggaaggaaggaagggaggaatgagagaaggaaggaaggaaggaagggagggagggagggagggagggagggagggagggaggaagcaacaaaggaaggaaggagaacatattagaggattatggcaaaaatgtctaagtgatgtaaccataaaaactttggaagggagggagggagggagggaaggaaggaaggaaggaaggaatgagagaaggaagggagggagggaggaaggaaggaaggaatgaatggagggagggagggagggagggaggaaggaaggaaggaatgaatggagggagggagggagggagggagggagcaagcaagcaacaaaggaaggaaggacgggaggaaggaaggagaacatattagaggattatggcaaaaatgtctaagtgatgtaaccataaaaactttaggaaggaaggaaggaaggaaggaaggaaggaagggagggagggagggagggagggagggaggaagggaaggaaggaaggaaggaaggaatgagagaaggaagggagggagggaggaaggaagggagggagggagggagggagggagggagggagggagggaggaaggaagggagggagggagggaggaaggaataaaggaaggaaggaaggaaggagaatatattagaggattatggcaaaaatgtctaagtgatgtaatcataaaaactttgggagggagggaggaaggaaggaaggaagggagggagggagggagggagggaaggaaggaaggaaggaatgagagaaggaagtgagggagggagagagggagggaggaagggaggaagcaacaaaggaaggaaggacgggaggaaggaaggagaacatattagaggattatggcaaaaatgtctaagtgatgtaaccataaaaactttggaagggagggagggagggagggagggaggaagggagggaaggaaggaaggaaggaaggaatgagagaaggaaggagggagggagggagggagggagggagggaggaagccacaaaggaaggaaggagaatatattagaggattatggcaaaaatgtctaagtgatgtaaccataaaaactttaggaaggaaggaaggaaggaagtaagggaggaaagaaggaaggaagggagggaggggagggaggaaggaataaaggaaggaaggagaacatattagaggattatggcaaaaaatgtctaagtgatgtaaccataaaaactttaggaaggaaggaaggaaggaaggaaggaaggaaagaagaaacgaggaaaagagggaaggaagggagggagggagagaggaaggaagggagggaggaaggtaggaaggtactaaatgtacattttaacaaacttgatgctgctttttaaaactattttttatcatatttttgaatGTCTCATCTCTCCAACCCttatttattcatcactgaTCACTTCCTGTCGTTCTCCTCCAACAGGAAGCTGGAGCCGGCGGCATCGACTGGGGCGACAGCGAGGAGACTCCTATTGAGATTGAAATCGTAGATGCGGGAACAGACTGTGAGTACTTCAACGTTACTGTATGACTTCAGCCAAAACTCCTCTGGTGTTAAAATGTTCTGTTAactaaaggtgtgtgtgtgtctgtgtgtgtctgtgtgtgtgtgtgtgtgtctgtgtctgtgtctgtgtgtgtgtgtgtgtgtgtgtgtgtgtctgtgtctgtgtctgtgtgtgtctgtctgtgtgtgtgtgtgtgtgtgtgtgtgtgtgtgtctgtgtgtgtctgtctgtgtgtgtgtgtgtgtgtgtgtgtgtgtctgtgtctgtgtgtgtctgtgtgtctctctgtgtgtgtctgtctgtctgtctgtctgtgtgtgtgtgtgtgtgtgtgtgtgtctgtgtatgtgtgtgtgtgtctgtgtctgtgtgtgtgtgtgtgtgtgtgtgtgtgtgtgtgtgtgtgtgtgtgtgtgtgtgtgtgtgtgtgtgtgtgtgtgtgtgtgtgtgtgtgtgtgtgtgtgtgtgtgtgtgtggtctcgtAGGTCCTGACGGAGTAGCGAGGGGTGAGGACGCTCTGAGTATTCTGGAGAACTCTCAGTCACGCAGCCAGTTCATCGATGAGCTGATGGAGGTAAATAAATTCATATctatcatttccttccttccttcctacctcctttccttccttccctctttccctccttccttccttcctccctccctccttctttccctcctttcctccttccttcctcctttctttctttctttctttctttctttctttctttctttctttctttctttccttccttccttccttccttccttcctccctcccttccctcctaccttccttccttccttccctctttccctcctttcctccttccttccttcctcccttcttcctttgtcctttctttctttctttctttctttctttctttctttctttctttctttctttctttctttctttctttctaaccctccctccttctttccttccctcctaccttcctttccttcctcccttcctcttttcctttctccctccctccgtctttccttccctcctaccttccttccttcctttccttcctcccttcctcttttcctttctccctccctccctcctctccttccttctttccttccctccttccttcctccctccttttctccctccctctgtccttccttccttctttccttccctcctaccttccttccttcctttctttccttcctccctccctcctttccatcctcccctcctttccttccctcctaccttccttcctcccttcctcttttcctttctccctccctctgtccttccttccttctttccttccctcattccttcctccctcctttcctccctcccctcctttccatcctcccctccttccttctttccttcctgcctccctcccttccttccttgactcgaggacaacaggagggttaaaagctcACCGAGTGACGAGCGTTATAAACCAGCTCAGGCTATAAATGCGGTGAGGTATGTGTTGTGAGTCATGCTCATATATATACTTGTTATTCCTATATGAATaaacattatataaataaataaatgcagaaacagacacatgaatgacatttttagatttttgcaGATTAAGCAGGAtaatattacagtgtgtgtgtgtgtgtgtgtgtgtgtgtgtgtgtgtgtgtgtgtgtgtgtgtgtgcgcgcatatgtaatgtaaagctgctataataactatttaaatgagtattagtactttatattcattatcacagacagacagagagacagacagacatggagggaaggaggagtaTCCAAAAAGAGACATGGGTGACACCATATTTAGTCCATGAACCAGAGAAATACAGCCTAAAATCTAAACTGTGTCTATTTGATCTGTTATATTGGCttacatgtatgtataaatatatatacattcataaaaataccctcatgcacatacatatatgcatatatatgtgtgtgtgtgtgtatatatatatatttatgcatACATGTAAGCCAATATGGCATTAAATAGAAATAGTGGCTCCACCAATGTCTCTTATTTGATACtcctcgtctgtctgtctgtctgtctgtctgggaTAATaattggcctgaagtcacatgaccatagaCTCCAACCCATCTTGGTAGACTGTACACTTCCTGCTGAGCACTGATAGACACAAATGAGCatctagcagctaaagagacacaTATCTCCCCCTCAGGATTTAACCAAAATCTATGAAGTGATATGAGAGCTGTCAGCTTGTTTCTGCCGCCCTCTGGTGGTCAGAACACGCTACTGCAGGTGACTTCAGGTTACATATTTTGTGgttgtaattaaaatgtaatatgtttatatgtagAAGTATTAAAACCAGTTTATGAGAATCACAGACAGAGACCGCCTACGGGCCCAAGCTGTAAAATAATATGTTCAAATAATTTACAGTATTAGTTTTAACTTGTAGGGAGCGGCAGGTAAGTCACTGACAAGCAGGCGGTGAAATAGAAAGTaacataatacaataataataataactttactttcacttttagtTTAgcactataaaaataaaagaattgcaaagtgcttcacagagaaacagaaactaaaagcttaaataaaatgtaataatataaaaactaCACAAAACCACTCAGtccatgtataataataatataattgttctaaatattacatttaaccctcctgttgtcctcgagtcaaggaaggaaaggaggaagaagggagggaggaaggaaaggagggaggaaggaaggaaggaaaggaggaagaagggagggagggaggaaaggaggaaggaagggaggaagaagaaaggaaaggaggaagaaggggagggaggaaaggaaaggaaaggaaaggaggaaggaagggaggaagaaggaaggaaaggaaggaagggaagtagggaaggaaggaaggaaggaaggaaagaagaaagaaggacagaggaaagaaggaaggaaagggaggaagggagggaggaaaggaaagaaggaagaaggaaggaaagtggggaaagagggagggaaggaacgaagggaggaaggaacgaagggaggaagaaggaagaaaaggggggagggagggaggaaaggaaaggaggaaggatggtggaaataaggaaggaaggtagttacctccctccctcccttccttctttcctcccttcttttctctgtccttctttcttctttccttccttccttccttccctacttcccttcctttcttctttctgtccttccttccctccctccctcctaccttccttcctcccttcttcctttcctccctcctttcctttcctccctttttttttaaaattaatcttAATAATCTTATTTTTTGATGTGACCTTTTGATGTTTCCTCGCTTCAGATTCATGAGAGTTATAATAGcgtttcctcacttcctgtttctgttaaGCTGGAGCTCTTCCTGACGCAGCGTATGAGTGAGATGAGAGAAGAGGCGGACGTGGTTGCTATGAGTCAGTTCCAGCAGGCTCCGTCCGTCATCCAGGGTCAGACCCGAGAACACGTCCAGAAGATGCTGTCGGTGGTCCAGGACCTCCTGAGCCGGCTCACCTCTCTACGGATGCAGCACCTGTTCATGATCCAGGCCTCGCCACGGTACGCTGCCTTACtgaacaccttccttcctcctttccttcctcctttccttccttctttccttctgtccttccttctttccttccttccttccttctttcctccgtcctcccttcctgttcATGATCCAGGCCTCGCCACGGTACGCTGCCTTACTGaagaccttccttccttccttctgtccttcctccctcctttccttccttccttccttctttcctccgtccttccttctttcctccgtcctcccttcctgttcATGATCCAGGCCTCGCCACGGTACGCTGCCTTACTGaagaccttccttccttccttctgtccttcccccctcctttccttccttccttccttctttcctccgtcctcccttcctgttcATGATCCAGGCCTCGCCACAGTACGCAGCCGCAGCTCATCGCTATAATAGGAGCCgtgttttcttccttccttctgtccttccttctttcctcccttccttccttctatccttccttccttccttccttccttccgtctgtccttccttctttcctcccttccttccttctgtccttccttctgtccttctgtccttccttccttccttccctccctccgtcctcccttcctcctttcctttcctcccttccttccttctgtccttccctccctcctatcttccttccttccttctttcctctttcctcctttccttccttctgtccttccttccctccctccctcctgccttccttccttcctttcctccgtcctcccttcctcctttccttttctccctttcttcctctctcctttccttccttccttccttccttccttccatccttccttccttcctccctccttccttcttccctcctttccttccttcctttccttccttccttccttccttccttctgtccttccttccttccctccctccctccctcctacctaccttccttccttctttcctccgtcctcgcttcctcctttcctttcctcccttccttccgtctgtccttccttctttcctcccttccttccgtctgtccttccttctttcctcccttccttccttctgtccttccttcctctctccttccttcctgccttccttcctccctcatactttccttcctcctttcctaccttccttccttccttccttccttccttccttccttcctcccttccttccttccttccttaatatgaactgtgtgtgtgttcaggtatGTGGAGCGAGTGTCGGAGGTGCTGAGGCAGAAGCTGAAGCAGGCCGACATCCTGGTGCTGAAGGGAACCACGATGGTTGAGAGACGGCAGGAAGCCCTGGAGGAGCAGTCCAGACTGGAGCCTCGCGTGGACCTGCTGGGGGGACGGACCCGGGAACTCCAGAAACAGGTTAGTACCcccctgtcgtcctcccgggtcaaactgaccccatctctcttttgactgttccttccttccttccttccttccttctttccttccttgcatctatccttcttttccttccttcggtctctccttctttctgtccttctttaatttttccttcgttcttctcctccttccatctatccttcttttccttccttccttccttccttctttctttccttgcatctatccttcttttccttccttccttctgtccttctttccttccttgcatctatccctcttttcctttcttccttctgtctctccttctttctgtccttctttccttctatccttctgtccttctttccttccttctgtccttccttctgtccttctttccttctatccttctttccttctatccttctatccttctgtccttctttccttctatccttctgtccttctttccttccttctctccttctttccttccttccatctatccttcttttccttctgtccttccttctatccttctgtccttctttccttctttccttccttgcatctatccatcttttccttacttccttctgtccttctttccttccttctgtccttcttttccttccttctctccttctttccttccttccatctatccttcttttccttccttccttctgtccttccttctatccttctgtccttctttccctccttgcatctatccttcttttccttccttccttctctccttctttcctttcttctgtccttctttccttccttgcatcta encodes:
- the LOC128354814 gene encoding CDK5 regulatory subunit-associated protein 3-like; its protein translation is SDSVLPLLTFAQKKGNATFYEWRTGNAPAVVERPVVDEAPADTVTEDTIDWGDFGAGADSQGVTSAITVEDGIDWGISLEPSSEEAGAGGIDWGDSEETPIEIEIVDAGTDCPDGVARGEDALSILENSQSRSQFIDELMELELFLTQRMSEMREEADVVAMSQFQQAPSVIQGQTREHVQKMLSVVQDLLSRLTSLRMQHLFMIQASPRYVERVSEVLRQKLKQADILVLKGTTMVERRQEALEEQSRLEPRVDLLGGRTRELQKQIEADISKRYHGRPVNLMGVNI